The following proteins are encoded in a genomic region of Myxosarcina sp. GI1:
- the lepB gene encoding signal peptidase I → MTSKNKDYKVVENNSTSKTQTPSKKSKKSLWKENATTIGIAIVLAFLIRVFIAEPRYIPSDSMLPTLERGDRLVVEKVAYKFTTPARGDIIVFQPPLKLRXLGYEPNQAFIKRAIAKAGDTVAVRDGKVIVNNQPLTEEYIAESPAYELPPVTVPEGELFVMGDNRNNSNDSHVWGFLPTKNIIGHAIFRFWPLDRIGSI, encoded by the coding sequence ATGACCTCAAAAAATAAAGACTACAAAGTTGTAGAGAACAACTCTACTTCTAAAACACAAACACCATCAAAGAAATCAAAAAAGAGCCTTTGGAAAGAGAACGCTACCACCATAGGGATAGCTATAGTTTTAGCCTTTCTAATTAGGGTATTTATTGCCGAACCTCGCTATATTCCCTCTGATTCAATGTTACCAACTTTAGAACGTGGCGATCGCCTGGTAGTCGAAAAGGTGGCATATAAGTTTACTACACCTGCCAGGGGAGATATTATCGTTTTTCAACCGCCGTTGAAATTAAGGGKACTGGGTTATGAACCAAATCAAGCTTTTATTAAAAGAGCGATCGCTAAAGCAGGAGATACGGTGGCAGTAAGAGACGGTAAAGTTATAGTTAATAACCAGCCTCTAACCGAAGAATATATAGCCGAATCACCAGCTTACGAACTTCCTCCCGTTACCGTACCCGAAGGAGAACTATTTGTAATGGGAGACAACCGCAACAACAGTAATGACTCTCACGTTTGGGGATTTTTACCGACTAAAAATATTATCGGTCATGCAATCTTTCGTTTTTGGCCCTTAGATAGAATTGGTTCGATTTAA
- a CDS encoding DUF3120 domain-containing protein, giving the protein MTSSTTDYSTSSVSESIFNFTSHRDRDLAWRVFGAASFLVSVPVFMQAPIVRSFPALSLIATLLWLGLGWSLYCRSQTRYWGDIILGFSWSWLAGSIYWGWLRWEPLVHIPIESIGVPFALWGIWRGWGLIGNYFYLGSLLGTAITDLYFYLTDLIPYWRKLMTVEPELASPIFKSALVQIQTLWGVSWAIVLVNILLAVGFWSLRKKELHWWAFSGAVLSTILVDSLFWIAAYFA; this is encoded by the coding sequence GTGACTTCTTCCACTACCGATTATTCAACTTCTTCTGTGTCTGAAAGCATTTTTAATTTTACCTCCCATCGCGATCGAGACTTAGCATGGCGAGTTTTTGGTGCTGCTTCTTTTTTGGTGTCCGTACCCGTATTTATGCAAGCACCGATAGTTAGATCTTTTCCCGCATTAAGCTTAATTGCGACTCTGCTCTGGTTGGGATTGGGTTGGAGTTTATATTGTCGTTCGCAAACCAGGTATTGGGGAGATATTATCTTAGGGTTTAGCTGGAGTTGGTTGGCAGGTTCGATCTACTGGGGCTGGCTACGTTGGGAACCTTTAGTTCATATTCCTATCGAATCGATTGGCGTACCTTTTGCTCTCTGGGGTATCTGGCGTGGTTGGGGACTAATTGGCAACTACTTTTACTTAGGTTCTCTATTAGGAACTGCAATTACCGATTTATATTTTTATTTGACCGATTTAATTCCTTATTGGCGTAAGTTAATGACGGTAGAACCCGAGTTAGCTTCGCCAATATTTAAATCAGCATTAGTTCAAATTCAAACCCTTTGGGGTGTTAGTTGGGCAATTGTTTTAGTCAATATTTTACTAGCAGTTGGCTTTTGGTCTTTGAGAAAAAAAGAGCTTCACTGGTGGGCATTTTCAGGTGCGGTATTAAGCACGATTTTGGTAGATAGTTTATTTTGGATTGCAGCGTATTTTGCTTAA